One Halobacterium wangiae genomic window, CAACGACCTCATGCAGCAGATTCCGGCCACCCGCGTCTACCGCGTCAGCCGGAACGTCGAGCGTTTCGAGGAGGAGACCCAGACGATGCGCCACCGCGTCGAGACGTTCGCGAGCGACCTCCGCGAGCGACTCCCGATGGACATCGGCGAGGGCGACCGCCGCTCGCGACGGTCCCGGAGCGACGAGCGCGACGAGGAGCCGACGACGGTCCCCATCGAAGAGGCCGACAGTACCGACCGAGCCTGATTCTCCCCGGGGCACCCCTGGCTCTCAGACGTCCCCGAACCCCGTGACCTCGAAGCGCGTGCCGGCCGTCCAGCCGCCCGTAGCCACGTCGCCGTCCCCGGTGGCCTCGGGGTCGAGGTGGCTGTCGGTCACCGTGATCTCGCCGCGGTGGGCTTCCACGATCTCCTCGACGATGGCGAGGCCGAAGCCCGTGCCGTCCGTCGCGGTGGTGTACCCGGGGTCGAAGACGGAGTCCCGCTCCGCGGACGGTATCCCCGGGCCGTCGTCCTCGACGTAGAACCCGTCACCGTCCGCCAGTGCGCCGATGCGAACCGTCACGCCGCCGGTAGCGACAACACCACGGTCGGTCCTGTCGTCGTCGGCCGTCGAACTGTGTTCGACGGCGTTCCGGAAGAGGTTCTCCAGGAGGTGCTGGACGCGCTCGGGGTCGGCCTCGACAGTGACGTCGTCCGCGACGCGGAGTTCAGCGTCACCGGTCTCGACGACCTGCCAGGACTGCTCGGCGACGTCCCCGAGGTGAACGGTCTCCGTCTCGCCGACGGTCCGTCCCTCGCGCGCGAGTTCGAGCGTCCGCTCGACGATCTGGTCCATCCGATCGAGTGCGTCCCTGGCGATCTGGAGGTCGTCGCCGTCGGTGGACTCCCGCGCGAGGTCGACGCGGCCACTGGCCACGTTCAGTGGGCCGCGGAGGTCGTGGCTGACGACGCTCGCGAACTCCTCGAGGCGTTCGTTCTGGCGTTCCAGTTCGGTCGCGTACGCGCGCAGGTCGCGCTCGCGTTCGAGTCGAGTGAGCGTCTCGCGGGCGTGTTTCACGAGCAACTCCGTCAGTTCGAGGTCGGTCTCGTCGAAGACGTTCGTCTCCCGGGCGACCGCCTGGAACACCCCGTAGTCGTCGACCGGGACGGTTATCGCCGACCGGTAGGCCGGGTCCGCTGGCGTGACCTCCCAGTCGGCGAGGTCGTCGACGACGCTGGACTCGTTCGCCCGGTAGACTTCTGCGGCGAGGCTGTCCTCCGCGTCGACCGGGATCGCCTCGTGGTACTCCGCCTCCGGGATGCCCTCTGAGACCGCCCGTGGGACGAGCACGTCGCCCTCCACGACGTCCACGATACCGCGGTCGAAGTCGAGGATGTCCTCTGCGGCCTCCAGGAGGTGGTCGTAGACGGCGTCCGCCGACGTGCAGGCCTCGATGGCGACGGCGACGTCGTGGAGGGCCTCAACCTTCTCCTTTTGCTCCTGGAGGCGGTGCTCGCGCTCGACCTGCTCGGTGACGTCCTGCGTGAACGCCAGCCCCGCGAACACGTCGCCGTCGGCGTCGCGCAACGGCGCCGCCCACACCTGCCAGTGGCGGCCACCGAACTCGGTCGTCGTGTCCCCGATCGCGTCGTCCTCGACGGCGGTGCGGAACAGCGGCTCGATGTCGGCGACGGTGTGCTCCGGGAAGACGTCGGTGACACTGTTGCCCTCCATTTCGTCCGCAGTGGGGAGCGTGTCGCCGATGGCGACGCCCTCCACCAGTGTGAACCGGAGTTCCCGGTCGAAGACGCAGACGGCGCCGTTCGGGAAGTGCTCGGCGAGCGTCCGATAGCGCTGCTCGCTCTCGACGAGTCTGCGCTCGCCCTGCTTGCGCTCGCTGACGTCCCGGGTCATCGCGAGCACCTGCGTCTGGCCGTTGATGACGGTTCGTTTGAGGTGGACCTCCACCCAGAACTCCGCGTCGTCCTTCGGGTCGAAGCGCCACTCGAAGGTCTGTGGCCCCTCGTTCATCGCCCGGCGCACCCGTTCTCTC contains:
- a CDS encoding hybrid sensor histidine kinase/response regulator, with amino-acid sequence MASVIRVLHVDDEPEFVGLAAEFLERADDRLDVQTATSPDVALKRICEERIDCVVSDYEMPGMDGLEFLDALRERHPDLPFVLFTGKGSEEVASDAISAGATDYLQKEGGTDQYALLANRLVNAVEQQESRTNYREIFEKAADAIFLHDPGTGAVNDVNSRASEMLGYDRSTLLEMDVTEFSADEPEFSQAEARERVRRAMNEGPQTFEWRFDPKDDAEFWVEVHLKRTVINGQTQVLAMTRDVSERKQGERRLVESEQRYRTLAEHFPNGAVCVFDRELRFTLVEGVAIGDTLPTADEMEGNSVTDVFPEHTVADIEPLFRTAVEDDAIGDTTTEFGGRHWQVWAAPLRDADGDVFAGLAFTQDVTEQVEREHRLQEQKEKVEALHDVAVAIEACTSADAVYDHLLEAAEDILDFDRGIVDVVEGDVLVPRAVSEGIPEAEYHEAIPVDAEDSLAAEVYRANESSVVDDLADWEVTPADPAYRSAITVPVDDYGVFQAVARETNVFDETDLELTELLVKHARETLTRLERERDLRAYATELERQNERLEEFASVVSHDLRGPLNVASGRVDLARESTDGDDLQIARDALDRMDQIVERTLELAREGRTVGETETVHLGDVAEQSWQVVETGDAELRVADDVTVEADPERVQHLLENLFRNAVEHSSTADDDRTDRGVVATGGVTVRIGALADGDGFYVEDDGPGIPSAERDSVFDPGYTTATDGTGFGLAIVEEIVEAHRGEITVTDSHLDPEATGDGDVATGGWTAGTRFEVTGFGDV